The segment tcaaggtaattctcgtaatatacctggatggaatgacttggttaaagatctgtatacatcatactcacgagaaatgttttactgtggaggcaaaatggagccccagggaagggcacactacattactaatgagacaggcgagagtgcagttcaaacttgctcttaagcactgcaggttaaatgaaaaacaactaagggccgatgcaatgtctagaaacttagaatctggtatttatcctcgtctttggaaagatatccagtccttaaatcccaaaactaaaaagctatcacagagagtaggggaagcagtcggagacgaagctatcacaagtatgtggggcgatcacttcaacaatatcctgaattgcataaatgatcaagattcccgaagggatgtagataacctccttactgacaacattcaatttcattttgcagaccgtattacgccaggtaacatcagcgatgccataaacagcctacctaataataaatcgccaggctgtgatggtcttcctgcagaggccttcaaattctgccatccaataatttacttttcgctagctgccctattcaatgcgtgcataattcaccggtttcttccagactccctactcttagttcacttgataccattaatcaaaaacaagctaaaggatgcagctgaccctggcaactacaggccgattgcaatcacaactatcgcatcgaagatacttgagttggttcttctagtgagacttctcccctttctacacaccactgacaaccagttcgggtttaaagcaaaccaatcaaaccgacacctgcatctacatactgaaagaattgctgaactactacctatcatcagcctcccctgttttcctttgttttgtagatgtgagaaaagcatttaacagagtaaactacctgaagctcttcctgaagctgcataaaagggacacacccctgtatctaattggcattttgcattgctggttctccacacagcaattctgtgtcaaatggggtaacgtattatcgtacaccttcggctccctaaacgggcttcggcaagggggcattctctctccatacctgtttaagacgtacacagatgccttgaatgtcaaactgaactcactcccaatcggatgcaccgtcaatgagaCAACTATAAACAatctctgttacgccgacgatatggttctgatttccccatcagtgcaggtctccaacgactcatcgacacttgccgccaatatgcagaggaatttaatataatctacaacgaaaccaaggcCCAGTGCATggcgctgctcccgagatcgcttaagcatattgcagaaccacaaattttcctcggaaaccatcggctggaatttgtgcaccaatttccgtatttgggtcacatcatcaccgacgacctaaaagatacgccagacattgaacagaggcgtcgcaaactatgtgcaactggcaacatgattgcaagtaggtttgccttctgtcaccgagacgtgaaactgctgctcttccgctcgtactactacagtatctatgggtgttccctctggacgaactatacccaagagaccatgagacaCATCACTGTTgagcacaatgacattctgagacgcctcacaaacactccacgctaccactccgccacgcagatgttcatagaaaaccacctggacaatttaaaattcattgttaggcgaacaatgtccagtctggtaacccgagtgagaaacagcagcaactcgctcatgcAAAGCACCCTAAGGAGTGAaacaagaagaagatctaaactgtgagaaagatgggaaaatgaggcctttgtcccctaaaggacttaatctctgtattggcaagatgtcatctgcagattttgtcattattatattgattgctgatattttaatttttcattattgctgtgattactatcaagttaaagtttttttacattcaatttttgtatttagccctctggacctgactactgtaaccacctaaggtctctagttgaaatttaggTTATAtattatgtgcactaactgttattatgctacctcagctattttgtggataagtgccctttattcattttcttttttttcatcatgttgtctcatgtatctagattgtgtatgttactgtttatattttgtatattccatgtatatggccctgagctgaaataaagcatattattattattattattattattattattattattattattattattattattattattattattattattattaataggcgTCACCGTGACATAATGAAACCTGATATTAAAATAATAGATTTCCACtttttattttggcatttctttttttttcagttctaaTCTACCTTGGCTTGCActatacaaattatttttttttctaccaggTACTGTTTTTCTACCTTCCTTTTGGATTGACTTTAGATCAATTAAAGAAGTTGTTCCAggacaaataaaagcaaaatataaaagtaaaatttttatcagttcatCTTCAGAATTATATACTCTGTAGTAACAAACATAACAGGctttattttctgaattattaATTTAGAGTATTCGTATGAATCTGGGTATCAAGAAAAGCTTTCCAAACGTCAGCTTAAAAACCTTAGCCGGACAAAATCAATACAGAGATGAAAGCCGAAATGCAAAAACACAGCTGTGAGCTTAAAGATATTTGTGACTCTGAAGGAAGACTTACAGGAAGACTTGGCCAAGTTATGGAAGACTTTGATATATTTGGATAGCCATTCTTAACATCCTTATCACTAAACCGCTCTATTAGACGGCTGTTTGAAAATAGATAGTGAATTCTAGAGCTCTTAAAAGGGAAGACAATCCAGTAACTGGGGAAAAATAAGTCATATTACCATCACTTGAATGCCAACCTATCACAGAAATTCCGCCCTGCGATACTGACTTCACACTTTCTGAATGTCGGCCTTTAGGATTATTTTTAATCAGAGTATAACTCAGGCGTCATCCAATTCAGGAACGTCATAGCTCCTTCGTAGCCCAGGAAACAGGCGCTGTTGGCAGGAAAGGCTCTCAGAAGCAGTGGTACACCTCCTTTGAAGAATGCCCTGGGTCCTTCGTTGCGCAGGATATCCACAAATACACTGCGGATGCCATGAGGGTATTTGCCCTCAGGAGCTGCGGAAGAAATGAACTAATGTTAGTCATAATTAAGAAAAGACCCTGGCTTAAAGATGACGTTTTGCTCAAAGAAGAAAGAGAGTCCGTTTCCTAGAAGCTCCAATTTCGTATTGTAAACAACATAAAAGATAGTAGCTGTtcagaatattttttactttatttccctTGAGCAAATAACTAttcataaagattttattttcctggtaatcaaaaaaatcattatcaaagGAAACAATCACTAGTTACGACTTCAAGTGAGCCAATGCTTTAATGCACTGGGAGTGACtgaaaaatatttagaattttcCTGTTCCAAATACAGATACAGATCAGGGACAAGAAATGGCTATAACCTCACAGCAAAAATTCTCCATGGAAAGTGTTGGATTCCATTAGGGCAGGTGTGAAAGTcaacataataatgaaaaagacttTTGAGATATGCCTCTTTTCTCTTCTTACCATGAATCACTTTTCCTTGTAAGCAGGGAAAAATGATCCATTCATAATTTTCCAAATATTCTAGAACCTggtgtgaaagaagttagaagaTTTAGTGGAAAGAAGGAACAAAGTGAAAAGTGAAAACGTTTAAGACATCCATGGCTCTTAAGACGTCCTTGAGAAGAGATTCAACTTTTAGAATGATGGAACGGTTAAATATTCGCTAAAATTCGGGGAATCGTTGTATTGGGATGCCATTTGAATATGTTGTAGAGCTCAATAAGCCGCATCTAAtttatccggtgtgccgcaaggctAGGTttcctaaaatgaaaatttaaagaagACACGAAAATATCATCATGGTAAGGTGGTGATTATGCCTAATCTTTTCGATCGTTGTAACGAGAATAACATCATGGTTAGGTGGTGATTGTGACATAGCTTTTCGACCATTGTAAGATAACTTTCATTGTTGCGCAGTTAATTTTACACAAGTGTTGAAAACTCTGACTCAGCATTTCGAGAACCAACAGGCCAATGGCtgcttgctttctctctcttgctgtactCGGCTGTTATTGCTTATGTGCATGTAAATGTGGTTCCTTTAACTTAACGGCATACAGGAATGAAGATATCTTTAAGAGTATTTGACTTTTGTGTTAGAATGATGACTCATAGACACTTGCATGTCTGAAAGTCATCTAAATAAGATTGCATATTTACATCTAAGTattgatatataattttaacatAGCAAAAACATGAAATTTGTCTCCTTTCATTTATCAAAATTTGTTAACAAGGAAAATAACTAAAAGTTCCTGTCACTACCTTTGAACTTCCCTTTCATTCTTGGGTAGTGCGCTATCGAACCACAAATATTTACAACCATAAACTGGAAAAATACTTAAGTCTTGAAGACACCTGTGTTGTGCTAGCAGTGTTAATCCACCTGTGTGCATTTGGAAactaaattatattttgtaaattaagactatataaaagtcatataaatattatttacctGTTTGTATTCTACTCTTCAATACGTCAGGTCCTAGTGCGATACTCCAGCTGACGACCCCGGAGATTCCTCCGGCGATCATTATCCTCAGAGGACTGAGGTCGTTTTCTTGGCCCTCGGGAGCCAAGGACTTCCTTATTAGGACGTACGTGAGGTAAAAGCTCCCTCCTCCTGGTACATCTGAAGGAACGTGCACAAGAAATATTAGGGAAAATATAcacgaaatatataaacattttcatgTATGTCTCAAGTCATTCCTAATCTTCAGCTGGCCCTGTCCTCCCTTTGAAACTCACCTGTCTTATTTATAGACATGTTCTGAGCCTTTCCTCTCCAGTTTTTATTAAATTCTGTTTCCACTTTTTCTACAATAAAGTAATGATTGGATTCACCTTCAGCTACCAGTTCTCTCCAGTTTTAATTTAGTTCTGTTAATACTATTGCTTAGATGCACCGTCCCCTCGTTATCATCTCCATGAAGTCTTCTACgtctatttttttctgtcttttaccatggtaatattttttttattcacttgtcTCTTTCCCTTTCATTAGCATGCTTATAGACAttgttctttccatatatttttaagcatgaaattttattttttgggaaTAAAGTTTCACTGTGGGAACTCAAAACTCACAGTCATCCATCTCTTTTcgttaataaaaatatcattacttGGTTCCTTATCCATATTCACTTCAACGACAATTCAAACTCTTAAACTCtccaaactttatatatatatatatatatatatatatatatatatatatatatatatataatatatatatatatatatatatatacatatatatatatatatatatatatatatatatatatatatatataaaacacccttAGCATCACGTACCTGTAAGAATACTGTAAGTAAGTCTTACCTCGTAAAAGCGTCGCACACATTCCTTTATAAAATGATCTAACCCCCCCTTGCTTGAGTAAGGCCTGAGCCACATCATATGGCCCCTTGTATAATTTTGGCCCAGAGCTCGCTGTTTGAACCTGATAAAATGTAAGGAAAAGGGTGCCATATTTAATTTCACTTCCTGGTGAGTACGTTAACGAATTCCTAATAGTTTTATTTATgcagactaaaaataaaattttgttttcttttaacgtTGTGGTGAATTATTGTTACAAAGGAAAGGTTAAGATTACCTCAGTAAAACTGTATATGTAGAGAATCAGATTTCACATAGGTCCACCAACTGACATTCTATAAAATCACCACTATCAAGAAAAACGAGAATTCCCTCATttagaatataatttaaaatctaTATCAAGAGCTGCTATGCCAAGAAGCGTAAAACCCTAGACCATAGATTCAGTGCGTGTACCCTAGAAAAAAGATTAGTCCCCGGGAATATAATAAATAACCTAAGAAAAAATCAAGTAATTACCTTTATTCTACTCTTTTATACTTAATAGGTGACCTAAATAAACACCAAATTCAAGAAAAAAgatttagttatatataaacaatattaatatcatttagATTTTATGTACAGGTAAAATGAACATAAATTTCAAGTAATCATCTTCATTCTGCTCTTTTAGATTTGTTATGACctaaatgaagatgaaatttaGGAACAAAGATTAGCTGCATAccaaaaaaatgtttatataatttgaattttatatacGAGATAAATGGACATAAATTTCAAGTATTCATCCATATTCTACTCTTTTAGATTTgatgtaaaaataaagaacaaagatTTAGATCCATGCAAACAATGTTGATATCATTTAGATTTCGTGTACGTACAAGTAAAGCGAACATATATTCCAAGTAATCATCCATATTAGATTTGATTTGTAACTTAAATGATGATAGACATAATGAACAAAGATTTAGATCCATGCAAACAATGCTAATATTTCCAATTCACGTacaagtaaaactaagataacttTCGTAAACGGTAACAAGGATGCCTAGATATCCCCTTACTTGCAAAATGCACTTGATTCTGTCCCCAGGTGTCACTATGGTCGATGTAAACACACCGGACAGCATCCCAGCAGCGAAGATCTGTGTTCCAGTCAAGGTCTCTCCAGGGCTCTTCTGCTGCAGTTTCTTGCCCAGGTTGTAGCCGAAGAAACTCACGGCGAACATCGGCGTAGCTGCCGTCAGTGGGACTGCCATACCTGTCGACAGGTAATAGTATCTAGAGAGTTGTTTCTGTTAGAGTTTCGTGTCAAATTCTCTTGGAGTTCTTGCAGTTTTTCTTAGAGCTTCTAGCTAAGTTCTTATTGCGCTTGTTATTAGTTCAGGAGTTAAAATTTAGAGTTTTcgattttgttttgctttctagGAAGAGATGAAGCAGTcgttttccatataatatttttacGTTGTTTAATTCGATGGTTAAATTTGCTTCATTCCTACTCTTTTGACTGTACAGATATTTTTTTCGTACATTGGAGATTAGGCGAAAGGATACAATAGAATTCTAGATGCTCAATACATTACGAGACGCAACATAAAATTAAAttgtcaatacacacacacacacacacacacacacacacatataattatatatatatatatatatatatatatatatatatatatatatatatatattatatagcgaaAGGATACAATAGCATTTTAGATGCTCAATACATTACGAGACgcaacagaaaattaaattgtcaatacacacacacacacacacacacacactatatatatatatatatatatatatatatatatatatatatatatatatatatatatatatagcgaaaggATACAATAGCATTCTAGATGCTCAATACATTACGAGATGCAACATAAAATTAAAttgtcaatacatatatatatgtatgtgtgtgtatgtgtgtatgtatgcagaaGTACAGGAGCACTTACTCATACATAAATCATATTGCAGTAAAGGATACGTGCTCTTTTCTATATCCTATTTATTCGTAAGCtcacttttaattttaatatggtgctagtatatatatgtgcacctTCCGCTGCTTATACACAATTACTATTATAACTTGTTCGCAATTTCAGTCTAGAAGATATATCGAGAAATACCACGAAACGTCGGCATCTGaataaataggatataaataaataaaaatgtctatcctttacttcattatggtttatacatacgaatatatatatatatatatatatatatatatatatatatatatgtgtgtgtgtgtgtgtgtgtgtgtgtgtgtgtgtttgtgtgtgtgtatacatatgtatgcatgtatgtatgcatataagtgGGTATTGTGTGGGTATCTTATCTACCTTTGTACAAGCCGCGGATTCCGTCATTTCTGATAGTTTTGAGAGTGCAGTCCAACGCTCCCTGATAAAGTGGTTTCTGACCTTTCTCAGGTAGAGGCTGAGTTTGTAGTCGGACctggaaaagaaatattaaatttttcctAGAAAAGTGGCCCCAAagtttttaacccggtatgtatccacctctgcGGTATGTTTagcacaagcccgttggggattagagtaaaaacataaataaaagactaaatttaataaataatggccccctaaaatattagtcctagataacgaccttcGAAAAtcctttggggtcactatctaggatagatccgatatattgaatataaaagcGACTTATTCTGTAAGGAAACTTCGTGATATAGATAACAGATGAATGAAAAGCTGTATCAGCCGCATTTAAATTATATGGTACGTTTTCTAAACTACTGCATTCCGCTAGTGACTCTCCTACATGTGACAATTTTTCATAGGAGAGTTAAAGGTGAAAACATTTTAATAACGCTGAAAAAGTTATCATCAGAAATGTTGACAAGACTCAACATAAAATGGAAATATCTGATGCAGCCATGTTATCCAACTCTACTTGGTTGGAAGAGGTTCATGTACGTATTGTATAATATTAACAGTAATaacgccccccccctcccaaaaaaacaacaacaacaaaggaagaacagcaaaatgaaaattaatataagcTATTGGAAAACACTTTTTAATATACAATTACGCGCCAGTTTGTGTGCAGTGAATGTGTGTTAAAATTACAGGAAAACCATTTCACTCTCTGTAAATtgcttttcctcctttcccttGTTTCTAACTTGACTTTCTCCTCGTTCCCATAGCTTAGAAGTATCAAAGAGTAAATAGGCCTCTGCTGTCTCGTTTCACTCGTAAATCTCTGTCGCAATAAAAGTAGAATATCCTA is part of the Macrobrachium nipponense isolate FS-2020 chromosome 6, ASM1510439v2, whole genome shotgun sequence genome and harbors:
- the LOC135216841 gene encoding mitochondrial carnitine/acylcarnitine carrier protein-like yields the protein MTEKNISLGKNFLAGGFSGITAISVGQPFDTIKVRLQTQPLPEKGQKPLYQGALDCTLKTIRNDGIRGLYKGMAVPLTAATPMFAVSFFGYNLGKKLQQKSPGETLTGTQIFAAGMLSGVFTSTIVTPGDRIKCILQVQTASSGPKLYKGPYDVAQALLKQGGVRSFYKGMCATLLRDVPGGGSFYLTYVLIRKSLAPEGQENDLSPLRIMIAGGISGVVSWSIALGPDVLKSRIQTAPEGKYPHGIRSVFVDILRNEGPRAFFKGGVPLLLRAFPANSACFLGYEGAMTFLNWMTPELYSD